The genomic segment CGCGTCGCGCCGTCGATCGTCATGATGAAGGCGGGACCACCGCCCTGGCCCTGCAGCAGCGCGACATATTGCGCGGAGGCGGCGAGCGGCGCCGCCGGCGTCTTCACCTCGACCGTCTGGATGCGCGGCGCGGGACGCAAGGCGCCCGGCAGCGCCTCGGGCAGGAAGATCTGCAGCGACAACGTCACGAGCAGCGCGGCGGCGAGCGCGCCGATTGCGGATGCGACATTGCGCCAGCGCTTCACCCGGCCCTCGAGACGAATCACATTGCTGTCGTCGACCACCGGCGGCTGCGGCGCACGGACGACGTTGGCATCCGGAGCATGGACCTGCGGGATGAATTGCGGCGCGATGTCCGGAAGCGCATCAGGCTCGGGATGCGGCGCCTCGATTGGCCCGGCTTCGGTATGCAGCGTCTCCAGCGGCTGCGAGCTTTCGGACGGAGGCTCCGCAGGTCCCAGCGAGAACGAGTCGGGCACAGGTGGCGGCGGCGGCGGCGAAGCCTCGACGCGCGCGGGCTGCTCCTGCGCGGCGGCCGTGCGCGCGATCTCCGCCCTGATGTTCTCCCACACGATCGGACGCGGCTCGACCGAGCCGACCATCTGGTTGAGCACGCCGAGCCGATAGGCCCAGGCCTGCACGATTTCGGCGAACGCCGGGTCCACCGCCATCATGGTCTCGACCTGCGCGCGCTCGTCGGCGCCGAGCGTACCGAGCGCGTATTCCGCGGCGAGCGCGATATGGTCCTCCGTGTAGGCCATCAATTGCAGTCCAGAACCACCCTCATCATCCAAGCGATCACAGTCCGAGGCACTCCCGGATTTCCAGCATGCTGCGCCGCAGCCACGTCTTCACCGTGTTGACGGGCGCGGCGAATTTCTCCGCCAATTGCTCGCGGCTCCAGCCGTTGTAATAGGCGAGCAGCACGAGCCTCTGACGGTCCGGCTCGAGCCGGCCGACGCATTCCAGGAGCCGCTTCAGCTCCTCGGTCATCTCGCGGCGCGCCAGCGGATCGGGACTTTCGGCCGCCACCTCCATCGCCTGAGGCTCTTCCTCGATGGAGGTTTCCGATTTTTTCCGCACGATGTCGATCGCGCGGTTGCGCGCAATCGAGGCCATCCACGTGATCGGCGACGACAGGGCCGGATTGAACTGGCCGGCGCTGTTCCAGATCTTGACGTAAGTCTCCTGAATGACCTCCTCCGCGAGATCCTGCCTGCGCAAGATACGGAGCACGACGCCATAGAGTTTCGCGCGCGTGGCGGCGTAGAGGCGCTCGAACGCGGCCTGATCGCCCTTTGCCACCGCCTCGATCAACCCGACCAGCTCTGCTGGCGTCAGCATTCAGCCCCCTGAAACGCGGCCCAGTCGCTTCCCTTCACCTCTCCCCGACGGGGAGAGGTCGATTTGCGCAGCAAATCGGGTGAGGGGGCGCAGGGCTGACGGGAGACCGTTACCCCTCACCCGGCGCTCCGCGCCGACCTCTCCCAAGGGAGAGGTGGTCACCGCCGTCGCTGGCACAGCATTCATCCCCGCTACCATAGCGCGCGGCCAAGCCGACAACCAGGGGCGCGGCGCCTCACTGTGGACAGCACATGCGAAAACCCGGACCTTGCGGGTCCGGGTTTTGGAATTTCTGGATGGTCTGGCGCTAGCGGCTCAGGCGACGGCGCCGATGCGGGCACGCATCAGGCCGATGCTGTCGAGGTCGGCCTGCTCGCGGGCGTTCTCCTCGGCGCGCTCGCGGGCCTGGTCGCGCTCGTCGAGCAGCTCGACCTTTTTCAGCTCCTCGAAGGCCTCGGCCAGTGCGGCCTTGGCCTCCTCGAGCTGGCCCCTGAGTTCGTCGGCCGAACGGGTCAGGTTCTCGCGGCGCTGGATCGCGGCTTTGGCGTAGGTCGGGTAGGCGAAGTGCGAGGGATCGTTGATCCCGGCGCGCTCCTGCTCGGTCTGGATCTCGCGTTCGAGATCGACCGACATGCGCTGGAAGTCGGCGATCATGGTCTCGATCTGGGTGACCCGGCGGCGCTTCTCGTCGACCTGAAATTTCTTCAGGCGGATGAGGGTATCTCGTGACTTCATCGACTCGTACTCCCCAGAAGTCCCCCCGCTGCACGTGGGACGATACCGGTCACCCCACGGGCCCGAAGGGGGCCCAGACCGGCTCTGCTACTCTGTGGGATCGGATGATGACCGGACAAAGTTAGCGTTCCGTTTCCAAATTGCCGAGGATTTGCGCCAATTGGCGATAGCCCTCCGCGAGCGATGCCTTTTCGTCCTTGCGCTGGCGCAGGAAGGCTTCCAGCGGCTCATTCAGGCGGATCGCCTCGTCGACCTCGGGACTGGAGCCGGCGCGGTAGGCGCCGAGACGGATCAATTCCTCCATGTCGGCATAGGTCGCCATCACCTGGCGCGCCTTCTGGATGACCGGCCAGAACTGCGGATCGGCCGATTTCGGCATGGTGCGCGAGACGGATTTGAGAATGTTGATCGCGGGGTAGCGGCCGCGCTCGGCGATCGAGCGCTGCATCACGATATGGCCGTCGAGGATGCCGCGCACGGCATCCGCGATCGGCTCGTTATGGTCGTCGCCGTCGACCAGCACCGTGAAGATCGCGGTGATGGCGCCCTCGCCCAGTCCCGGCCCGGCACGCTCCAAGAGCTTCGGCAACTCGGTGAAGACGGTCGGCGTGTAGCCCTTGGCCGTCGGCGGCTCGCCGGCGGACAGGCCGATCTCGCGCTGGGCCATGGCAAAGCGCGTCACCGAGTCCATCAGGCAGAGCACGTCCTTGTCCTCGTCGCGAAAGTACTCGGCGACCGCGAGCGTGAGGTACGCCGCCTGGCGGCGCATCAGCGCCGGCTCGTCGGAGGTCGCGACCACCACGACCGAGCGCGCAAGGCCCTCCTCGCCGAGATCGTCCTGAAGGAATTCCTGCACCTCGCGGCCGCGTTCGCCGATCAGCCCGATGACGCTGATATCGGCATCGACGTTGCGCGCCAGCATCGACAGCAGCACCGACTTGCCGACGCCGGAACCTGCGAAGATGCCCATGCGCTGACCGCGGCAGCAGGTGAGAAAGGTGTTCATGGCGCGCACGCCGAGATCGAGCGGGCTGCCGACGCGCTTGCGCGAATGTGCAGGCGGCGGCGTATTGCGGAACGGCATCGGCGAAGAGCCTTGCGGCAGCGGCCCCTTGCCGTCGATCGGCTCGCCCAGCGCGTTGACGACGCGGCCGAGCCAGGCCGCGGATGGCCGTACTTGATTGGCGGCGTTGGCGATCACCGCCTTGCAGCCGCGGCGCACGCCCTCGAGGCCGGCGAACGGCATCACCACGGCATTGTTGCCGGAGAAGCCGATCACCTCGCAGGGAATGGTGCGGTTGGCGCCGGTCTCGATCACGAGCCGCGCGCCGACCGACATCGCGTGAATCGGGCCGGCCACCTCGACCATCAGACCGCGAACGCCGACGACGCGGCCATAGATGTTGATGCCGTCGATGTCGCCGATCTGTTCGGCCAGCGCCTTCATAGGGGGGCCTTCATCGGCAGCGCACCTTCATATGAGGGGCCTCATGAGATGGTCGCCTTTGGTGATCCCGGGACATCACGGTGGAAACCTTAAGTTTCGCCATATTTCTGAACGGCGCTTAACTTCGTGTTTACCCGCATCATTAATCATTGCGTCACTGTCTTTGAGACTGAGCGTGACTCCCCTTCAGAAGAAGGCTGAGTCCCGGGAGTCGGTTAGGCCCGTCTCTTAAAGTGGAGCTTGAACGGAATCGGGTAACGAAAGCTGCTTCTCCCGCAAGACCTTAGGGCGATTCGACAAAAATTGCACCGGGGGGACTTGCGTTCCAGAATCAGACTTTGTTAACCATCTGTTGTCAGGATCCGAATCAGTTGTTCAAAGGCGTTTTGTTGAGTGCCGCGAATGCGGCCGACCTGACGCCCAGGAGCGGCGACTATGGGGAACTGGCATGCGCGTTTTGCTGATTGAAGATGACAGCGCCGTCGCGCAGTCGATCGAGCTGATGCTGAAGTCGGAGAGCTTCAACGTCTACACGACCGATTTGGGGGAAGAAGGCGTCGATCTCGGTAAACTATACGATTACGACATTATTCTCCTCGACCTCAACCTGCCCGACATGTCCGGCTACGACGTGCTCAAGCAGCTCCGGGTCTCCAAGATCAAGACACCGATTCTGATCCTCTCCGGCCTCGCCGGCATCGAGGACAAGGTCAAGGGTCTCGGCGTCGGCGCCGACGACTACATGACCAAGCCCTTCCACAAGGACGAGCTGGTGGCCCGCATCCACGCGATCGTGCGCCGCTCCAAGGGCCATGCCCAGTCGGTCATCCAGACCGGCGACCTCGTCGTCAACCTCGACACCAAGACGGTGGAAGTCGGCGGCCAGCGCGTGCATCTGACCGGCAAGGAATATCAGATGCTGGAGCTGCTCAGCTTGCGCAAGGGCACGACCCTCACCAAGGAAATGTTCCTCAACCATCTCTATGGCGGCATGGACGAGCCCGAGCTGAAGATCATCGACGTCTTCATCTGCAAGCTCCGCAAGAAGCTCGCCAACGCCTCCGAGGGCCGCAACTTCATCGAGACCGTCTGGGGCCGCGGCTACGTGCTGCGCGAGCCGCACGAGGCCGACGAGCGCATCCCCGCCTGATCTTAAGGTTACGTCGCGAGCCCATCAGGCTCGCTCCTCCCAGCCTGGACCCCGCCGCAAATGGCGGGGTTTTCGTTTTTTGGGGTGAGGCTTCATCCGAAGCTTAACGTTTGAACCACTAGCCTTCCCCTGCCGACGAATGGTCGCTGCACGATGGGGGAACGATGATCCTGCAATCACTCGCCGGCCTGCCCGCCTTCCTGGTCTATTTCTGCACCGGGCTGATCGCGATCGTGGCCTATCTGTTCGTCTATACCCGCATCACGGCCCATAACGAGTTCCAGCTCATCCGCGACAACGAGCCGGCCGCGGCGATCGCGCTCGGGCTGAGCCTGCTCGGCTTCGTGGCGCCGCTGGTCAGCGCCATCGCGCATTCGGCGAACGTGCTGGACTGCCTGATCTGGGCGACGATCGCGCTGATCGTGCAGGTCATCGTGTTCTTCCTCATCAAGGTCCCGGTCCCCAACCTCTCGGAGCGGATCTCCGCCGGCGAGCTTGCCCCGGCGATCTGGCTCGGCCTGTCCTCGCTCGCCGCGGGGCTGCTCAACGCCGCCAGCATGATCTACTGACATGGCCGACAAACCCGCCAAGAAGGAGTTCGGCAAGCGCCGGCCGGTGGCCGAGCCGCCGCCCTCGCGGCCGCCGATGAAGCGCTCCGGCCACGTCGCGCTGCTGGTGATGGGTACGATCGCCGTCGGCACCACCGCCTACACCTTGATGCCGCGGCAGACCTGCGAGCCCTCCCCCGGCGCCGTGCCGGGGCAGACGACCACGACTTGCACCACCAGCAGCAGCAGCAGCAGTTCGTCGGGCGGCAGCAGCTCGCGCTGGTCGTCGCGATCGAGCTTCTTCGAGAGCGATTCATCGAGCCATTCCTCGTCGGGCACGTCGTCGGATTCCGGCCACAGCAGCGTGAGCCGTGGCGGCTTCGGCTCGTTCGGCCATGGCTTCTCCGGCGGGGGTTGACCATGCAACGCATCACTTGCTTGGAGCGCGACGACTGGCGAGAGACCGCGGCGCAATGCGGCTTCGTCTTCCACACCATCGACGGCGAGCGCTATTGGGACGAGCGCGCCTATTACGGCTTCACGCTGGACGAGATCGAGCGCGGCATCGAGACGCCGACCGGCGAGATCGACGCGATGTGCCTCGATCTTGCCGGCCGCGTCATCGGCGACGAGCGCTTCTTGCAGCGCTTGAAGATTCCGGAAGCGTTCTGGAGCCTGATCGCCGAGAGCTGGAAGCGCGACGACCGCAGCCTCTACGGCCGGCTCGATCTGAGGTTCGACGGCAAGTCGCCGGCGAAGCTGCTCGAATACAACGCGGATACGCCGACCTCGATCTTCGAGGCCGCGGTGTTCCAATGGACCTGGCTCGAACAGGCGATCGAACGCCGCGTCATCCCCTCGCGCGCCGACCAGTTCAACTCCATCCATGAGCGGCTGATCGCAGCTTGGAAGGAAATCGCTGGCGGTCGTCCCGTCCATCTCACCGGGATCACCGGCAACGAGGAAGACGCCGGCACGCTCGCTTATCTCGAAGACACCGCGCGCCAGGCCGGACTCTCGACGACGCTGCTCGACATCGAACAGGTCGGCTGGCGCGACGAGGCCGGCGGCTTCGTCGATGTTGACGAGAACGATATCGCGCTCGCCTTCAAGCTCTACCCCTGGGAATGGATGTTCCAGGACGCCTTCGGCGCCAAGCTGAAGGATGCGCCGACGCGCTGGATCGAGCCGCCGTGGAAGGCGGTGCTCTCCAACAAGGGCATCTTGCCGCTGCTCTGGGAGATGTTTCCGAATCATCCCAATTTGCTGCCGGCCTTCTTCGAGGACGATCCGCGCGCCGCCGAGCTCGGCTCGTCCTATGTGCGCAAGCCGCTGCTGTCGCGCGAAGGCGCTAATGTCACGCTGGTGTCCGGCGGCATGCAGCTCGACGAGCAGGCAGGGCCCTACGGCGCCGAAGGTTTCGTGCGCCAGGCATTGTCACCGCTGCCGAACTTTTCGGGCTTTTATCCGGTGATCGGAAGCTGGCTGGTGAACCACGAGCCCTGCGGGCTGTCGATCCGCGAGGACGAGAGCCCGATCACAGGCAACCGCTCGCGGTTTTTGCCGCATGCGATTTTGTGAAGCGGTCATTCCGGGGCGCTCGCGGAGCGAGCGAGCCCGGAATCCATAACCACAGGCGGATCGAAAGAGGCCGGCTCTCTCAGCCTGCCTGTTACGATTTCCTGTGGTTATGGATTCCGGGCTCGGCGCAAGCGCGCCGCCCCGGAATGACAGTGTCACCTCGCCGCGGCGAGCTTCAGCGGCTGCGGCATCAATCCGCCCATCGGACGGCCGGAACGCGCGGGGTTGAGCTGATAGAGACCGCGGCGATCGGCGACCGGGCGGAACGCGTCGGTGATGCCGACGACGGATTCGGCGGCGCCAAGCAGCAACGTGCCGTCCGCCTCCATCGCCTTCGCCATGCGCTCGAAAATCACCGCCTTGGTGTCCTGGTCGAAATAGATCAGCACGTTGCGGCAGAAGATCACGTCGAAGGTGCCGAGATGGGAGAAGTCCTGCAGCAGATTGAGCTGGCGGAACTGCACCATGGCACGAATGTCGGCGTTGAGCTGCCAGAGCTCGCCCACTTGCGTGAAGTATTTCACCAGATGCTGGATCGGCAGGCCGCGCTGCACCTCGAACTGGCTGTACACGCCGGCCTTGGATTTCTCCAGCACCTCCTGCGACAGGTCGGTGGCAACGATCTCGACGCGCCAGCCGGCGAGAGCTGCGCCCATCTCCTTCATGCACATCGCGATCGAATAGGGCTCCTGCCCGGTCGAGGAGGCCGCTGACCAGATGCGAAGCGACTTGCGCGCCGCGCGCGCCTGGATCAGGCCCGGCAGGATGGTGTCGCGCAAATGATCGAACGGGATCTTGTCGCGGTAGAAGAAGGTCTCGTTGGTGGTCATCGCCTCGACCACGTCGGTCGCAAGCCGGCCGTCGCCGTTCCTGATCTTCAGAACGAGATCGGGGATGCCGGGAAGGCTTGCCTTGCGGGCGAGCGGCAGCAGCCGGCTCTCGACCAGATATTGCTTGTCGGCGGAGAGATCGAGACCGGAGCGCTCTTTCAGGAACTTGCGCAGATAGTCGTAATCTGCGGGTGTCACGAGCGGTCTCCCGCGAACAAGCGGTTGACCTTGGCGCCGATCTGGTTGAGCGGCAGGATCGCCGCGCAGATGCCGGCATTGGCCGCCGCGCCCGGCATGCCCCAGACCACGCTGGAGGCTTCGTCCTGCGCGATCACGCTGCCGCCGGCCGCGACGATGTCCTTGCCGCCGCGCATCCCATCCGAGCCCATGCCGGTCAGGATCACGGAGAGGATGTTGCCATGCCAGACGTCGATGGCGGAGGTGAAGAGCGGATCGACCGCAGGCTTGCAGAAATTGACGGC from the Bradyrhizobium sp. WBAH42 genome contains:
- a CDS encoding anti-sigma factor domain-containing protein, translated to MAYTEDHIALAAEYALGTLGADERAQVETMMAVDPAFAEIVQAWAYRLGVLNQMVGSVEPRPIVWENIRAEIARTAAAQEQPARVEASPPPPPPVPDSFSLGPAEPPSESSQPLETLHTEAGPIEAPHPEPDALPDIAPQFIPQVHAPDANVVRAPQPPVVDDSNVIRLEGRVKRWRNVASAIGALAAALLVTLSLQIFLPEALPGALRPAPRIQTVEVKTPAAPLAASAQYVALLQGQGGGPAFIMTIDGATRNFTVRKVGATPEPGKSFELWLISDKLPRPRSLGVIGASDFTARPLLASYDTEVINGATYAVTVEQAGGSPNGQPTSAPVFSGKLIETVPPSQPQAPAQK
- a CDS encoding sigma-70 family RNA polymerase sigma factor, which codes for MLTPAELVGLIEAVAKGDQAAFERLYAATRAKLYGVVLRILRRQDLAEEVIQETYVKIWNSAGQFNPALSSPITWMASIARNRAIDIVRKKSETSIEEEPQAMEVAAESPDPLARREMTEELKRLLECVGRLEPDRQRLVLLAYYNGWSREQLAEKFAAPVNTVKTWLRRSMLEIRECLGL
- the fliJ gene encoding flagellar export protein FliJ; translation: MKSRDTLIRLKKFQVDEKRRRVTQIETMIADFQRMSVDLEREIQTEQERAGINDPSHFAYPTYAKAAIQRRENLTRSADELRGQLEEAKAALAEAFEELKKVELLDERDQARERAEENAREQADLDSIGLMRARIGAVA
- the fliI gene encoding flagellar protein export ATPase FliI; its protein translation is MKALAEQIGDIDGINIYGRVVGVRGLMVEVAGPIHAMSVGARLVIETGANRTIPCEVIGFSGNNAVVMPFAGLEGVRRGCKAVIANAANQVRPSAAWLGRVVNALGEPIDGKGPLPQGSSPMPFRNTPPPAHSRKRVGSPLDLGVRAMNTFLTCCRGQRMGIFAGSGVGKSVLLSMLARNVDADISVIGLIGERGREVQEFLQDDLGEEGLARSVVVVATSDEPALMRRQAAYLTLAVAEYFRDEDKDVLCLMDSVTRFAMAQREIGLSAGEPPTAKGYTPTVFTELPKLLERAGPGLGEGAITAIFTVLVDGDDHNEPIADAVRGILDGHIVMQRSIAERGRYPAINILKSVSRTMPKSADPQFWPVIQKARQVMATYADMEELIRLGAYRAGSSPEVDEAIRLNEPLEAFLRQRKDEKASLAEGYRQLAQILGNLETER
- the ctrA gene encoding response regulator transcription factor CtrA, producing the protein MRVLLIEDDSAVAQSIELMLKSESFNVYTTDLGEEGVDLGKLYDYDIILLDLNLPDMSGYDVLKQLRVSKIKTPILILSGLAGIEDKVKGLGVGADDYMTKPFHKDELVARIHAIVRRSKGHAQSVIQTGDLVVNLDTKTVEVGGQRVHLTGKEYQMLELLSLRKGTTLTKEMFLNHLYGGMDEPELKIIDVFICKLRKKLANASEGRNFIETVWGRGYVLREPHEADERIPA
- a CDS encoding DUF350 domain-containing protein — translated: MILQSLAGLPAFLVYFCTGLIAIVAYLFVYTRITAHNEFQLIRDNEPAAAIALGLSLLGFVAPLVSAIAHSANVLDCLIWATIALIVQVIVFFLIKVPVPNLSERISAGELAPAIWLGLSSLAAGLLNAASMIY
- a CDS encoding glutathionylspermidine synthase family protein, yielding MQRITCLERDDWRETAAQCGFVFHTIDGERYWDERAYYGFTLDEIERGIETPTGEIDAMCLDLAGRVIGDERFLQRLKIPEAFWSLIAESWKRDDRSLYGRLDLRFDGKSPAKLLEYNADTPTSIFEAAVFQWTWLEQAIERRVIPSRADQFNSIHERLIAAWKEIAGGRPVHLTGITGNEEDAGTLAYLEDTARQAGLSTTLLDIEQVGWRDEAGGFVDVDENDIALAFKLYPWEWMFQDAFGAKLKDAPTRWIEPPWKAVLSNKGILPLLWEMFPNHPNLLPAFFEDDPRAAELGSSYVRKPLLSREGANVTLVSGGMQLDEQAGPYGAEGFVRQALSPLPNFSGFYPVIGSWLVNHEPCGLSIREDESPITGNRSRFLPHAIL
- a CDS encoding protein-glutamate O-methyltransferase CheR, translated to MTPADYDYLRKFLKERSGLDLSADKQYLVESRLLPLARKASLPGIPDLVLKIRNGDGRLATDVVEAMTTNETFFYRDKIPFDHLRDTILPGLIQARAARKSLRIWSAASSTGQEPYSIAMCMKEMGAALAGWRVEIVATDLSQEVLEKSKAGVYSQFEVQRGLPIQHLVKYFTQVGELWQLNADIRAMVQFRQLNLLQDFSHLGTFDVIFCRNVLIYFDQDTKAVIFERMAKAMEADGTLLLGAAESVVGITDAFRPVADRRGLYQLNPARSGRPMGGLMPQPLKLAAAR